AAAGAGAAGGCAAAAATTAAGccgagggagagggagagggagagggagagaagTTAAAACAAGTGGATAGTGGGGTGATGGAGGGAGAGTCGGAAGAGTACAACTATCTTTAGATGCTTCAGCAAAAGCTTTAATAGTTTAATCATTGCTTCTCACACAttttatccatataaaatttgttaaattttgggTATTATTTAGAATATAATTATGTTAAGTTAAAGACCTTGAGGAGtaattttaaatacatttcatatattttttcttgattttattttttgtatgtgATGTTGATATCCTTTCGACATCGAgcactttgtttttcttttttcttttttttttgtcaataatTATTTGAAGAGTTTACCAAAAGTAGAAAAGATTGGTAAGGTTGTATATGTTTTATAGAGCATGCTTTGAATAagttttcattatattttatctaCATTTGCTTCAAACTTCCTTAAGATGTGGTTTTGTTATACATATACAAAACCCATATGTAGAGTTTGACTACATATTTAGATAGATCGGAGATTGTCATGTGTCGGCTATTTTTTTTTATCCGAAACTTTTTAGAATTATAATAGACCTTGATTAAATCTAGAGTTAAGTCAAATTAGACCTTAAATAAGATCAAAAAATTTTGAGCATTATTTTCCATTCACAAAAGACTAAATTTTGACATCGATTTTTTTACCTCTCGGTACAACTTAAACTATTTTTGAAACTAATTAAAAACTTaatcataaataataattaaaatttttaataatttcatttattattttttaatataaaataataataataaaaaattataaattatattataaataggTAAAGACACAAgtaatactattttttttaaccAATAAATCCTTTATGCTCGTTTTACTGTATATAAAGATTAATCCTTTGGTGATTCATAGCAATCTCcttaaacaatattttttttttcaaagttcaaCTTGAATTTAGCCCTTAATAAATATCGTCTTCAAAGTTCCAACAACACTAATATTATTAACTATATAATTATCCAACAATAAGATAGTTTTATATGGTTTATTATAGAAGCTTTAAACATACATTCGTGTTTGGACCTTgtttataaacataaataaatcagaGATGATTCATTCGTCTTTAGTTCATTGgacactttatttatttatccccTAAGCTTTCTAGTTTAGTAatacttctcaaaagtacttttaagaaaaaaaaaacacttttaggaagaagctaaaattttcaactttttaaaaaaatgctttTTGAACACTTTTCGGCTTGGGAGAAGCAATATTACTGTCAAAAAAGTAAATTGTTTAGGAATATTTTTATCTCAAAAGTACTTATTAGAAATAAAACTAAACACACCCTAAATAAATGTGAAAAGGGTATAGGGGCTTTGGGGCCAAGGTCCTGTAACTTCTGGGTTTCCCGTAAATGATTCAAATATGTTGTGGGCTCATGGGCCGTGGAAGCACCAAAAATTCCACCGCGGTCCAAGAATTGCTAGACATGAGTAGTAAATTGTTTTTCGAAATCGCAGCCGATTGATTCATGTAGGAAATGCATTATTCATGTTTAAATCCAATCTGATCATCTCTTTATTGCCAGATTTCAATATCTTCAGTGCATTATGTCTCAAATTCTGTTTGCGTTATCAAATTTCCCCCCAACTTATCCTTAATTAGTCAGAGACTGAAAGAAAGGgaccaaattttatttttcattttggaaACGCACCTGATTTGAATGAAAAATCTCTTTAAACATATATATGATTATAAAGAATAGGTGCTAACAAGTCTTATTTAgcatactaaaataaataaataaatatttgactcTTAATTTAGCAATTGGAGATGGAACCTCTAATatattaaaaagaagaaaaaagtatTGCATAACATAGATAACCCTttgattattataaattaaaaaacctcGTGAAGTGAAATATAAGGATTCAGATTCATGGGGAAAATGGACCCCCAAAGGTCCGAGTGCAAAGTCTCCTACCCACCTAATAATCAAGTAGGGTCCGATTGACCAAAACAACACATCTTCTTCTCGGCCTTAAGACCCCCAAATGAATGCATCtcaatcatcacatatcatttttttttctgaaaaagaaAGTAAGATAGTTATGTTGTGTTAAGCCCACATGGAAAATCTCCGGGAATCAACTTGCAAGCATGTTCAATCATTATTCGTGAGGACTGGACCCAGTCTTCAAGAATTTAGGGGTCGCCAACTTGGTAAGCTTTGGTTGGGTGGCTTCAACCTTGAATGCAAATTCCATTGCAAATTTCCTTCCCAACTTGAATTCCCTTGTACTCAAGAGTTGGCTTCTTGCAAAACAATTCAATTTGCTTTAAAGGGTCATTGGGTTAATTTTATGTTGCGACTTAAGCTGTCGTTAGGGTACTTTTATTTAGGTTTATGCTATGTTGAAACTCtatattcattttctttataaGAACTTCAGTTTTGTTGTTAAATTGATGCaacttaaattatataattgagtAACAAAACTTATTAGTGTTATCAATTTTAAGCCTAATAACATGGATAGATCCtatataaaacaatattaaattatatcaattaagaaAACCCCAAAGACCTAGGTGATTCTAAGTCTATCTTCCAAGTGTTTTATTCAACGTACAAACCACCCACTACTAGGAAAGAGAAATAGTCGTGGGGGCTAAATTGAACCTATTTTTGCAGCTTCCTTGAAATGTTATTAGGTGGGATTTCAAAAGAAGATTAAGCGATAAAAGTTGGGTAGACTCTTCACCTATCCATCCAATATCATTGAAAACAGCAATTAGATTTCTTAAGATAGATGTTTATGTCTAATTAAACTTGTTCTTAAAGTGTCAAAAAGGGTGTTGGTTGAATTGACACCAATACTTTACTAATGAAACTTAAAATTAACGGAGGATTTTTCTAAGTGCCACATACACAGATACTGagattatgaaatttaaaattgccTAAACTTTTTTAAATCCATGAAGTCATCTTCCAACTTCCTCTTTTATCTATTTTCTGTCCACAACGGTTAAGATGTCTATATCAAGTAGGGAAAGGAAAAATTCCAGTCTTGCGTGGGAAAACGAAAATGAAGTTGCTAAATTAAGTGGctacattaatttttatttttatacaatagcTTAGAGCTTAAGTATATTAGAAGGAAACTAATTTTGGCAGGAATAAAATAAATTGCCTTTAACATTAAAAAGCAAGAAATTCATTCCAAAGGATTGTAAAAGGCAAGTGAATTAGAGACCACCCAGATACTATTTGGTCTTATCTTAATTTCTCTTTTCAATTTGCTCCCCATCTTAGAGCCAATTGAACGGTAAGCAAAAATGCCTTTGGAAAaagttttattcttttttctgAACAAAGGATAATAATGGCAGATGATAAGATGGGTTTATTGTGTAGCTCAAAAACAAAATCAACGGCAATGATGGAGTGGGTAccctttcttttttgtttaatcCCTGCACGAGCTCctcttgaatttttcttttaaaatattaatattcaaattACTCATTACCAAACAAAACAGAGACAATTCCAGACCATATTCGTTTATTACACTTTAATCATTCttaaactcataattaagaaatatattaaaagaGAAACAAGcacaaaataatattagtatTATATGATATAACACACAAAGCAGCAGTTGAACTGTCAACAAATTATATATactattcttttttctttatgaAATAAAGCCAAAAGGCAAACCAGAACCCGATAAACAAAGCATATCAAAGTCTCACATCACGTTATCACAATATATCGATATTACTTCAAagatatttacattttcaatattttcctttcatttttcttttcccgtctaaaatctaatttcattgtttctcttttggatttttttattacaATCTCCATGTGCGGTGGTAGGGACAGTTTTATACTGACACATCTGAGTGCCTGGCAGCGGCGTTGCCGGATCTTGGTTGCCGTAGAAGCTCTATCAATGTCTCCGCCTGTCCAAATAATGACAAACAAAACGACAAGGGAATCACTCCACCCATTAgacaaaataatacaaaatgaaacctggaaatttttgaaaaactaaTAATGAGAAAAGAAAATGTCAATCAAAATAATACCCAAAACACGGCGTTGCCACTAACGCGTTCGAAGACAGAGTCACTTTGTCGCGAGGAAAAGTGTAAATGACGTGGCAAAATATTGTACACATCTTTCTTTTCTTGCACTAAAAACGAGCCATAAAAACAGGCAACAATTTCCTTTTTTCAAAAAACAACCGTGACACGTCAACGAACGATGACTAACTAACCCGGATTTTACTGTTTTGTGAACCAAAACTTAATGCAGTTACTAGTAACTTACCTTTTGCTTGGCGCGATTGGTGCCGGACTGAGACAAAGCGACTAAGGGAGGAATGGCTCCTTCGCGGGCCACCATAGTACGGAACAGCACACTATCTTCGCAAATCAGTAACAAGATTGCTACGGCGATTTCCTTTTGCCTTTGCGATCCGACTTCGATGATTTCCACTAAAACGGGAATCCCTCCTTCTTCGACTAATGCCGTTTTAGCTTCCGGTACGGGTACCAACACGCTCATAACGAAAGCCGACTTGTCAACCATGTTTGACCCGAAGTCGGCCATTAATTCCACTAGAGGTCTCATGATCCCTGCTTCAACGGCCCTGATTTTGTTCTCTTTAACCGTGCATAGAGAATAAAGCGCCGTTGATGCGTCCTTTTTCCCGCGAAATCCACCGTTTTCGAGAAGATTAACTAGCAGTGGAATAGCTCCTGACCGTCCGATCGCTACCTTGTTTTCTTCTACCTGCGATAGCCGAAGCAAAGCACAAGCTGCGTTTTCTTTAGCCGTTGAAGTTCCTGTTCTCAAAGCTCTAACCAGTGGCTTAATCGCTCCCGAGGAGGCTATAAGTTCTTTGTTCTCATCGCATAAAGAGAGATTCAAAATCGCCGTCACGCCGTTTTCTTGAAGATAGGGATCAGAGGATGAAATTAACGAAATCAGAGGCCTAATCGCGCCAGCTTTAGCGATCTTGAGTCGATTCTCCGGCTTGTTCTTCGCCAGAAGCCTAAGCTCCAAAGCCGCTTGCTTTTGCTCGTCAATCGAACAGGAATCGAGATCCGATACGAGCTGCCGTATCAACTCATCCGAATTCTCGGAATTAGCACAGGCGAGTACTAATCGCCGGTTCTGAGACGATGCCGATGGGAACTCCCCCGATCTATCGCTGTTACAATCACTGAAAGCTGTAGAATCGTCGTTGATACTCAAATCATTAAAGCTCTTCCCCATATACTTGTAATTCACCGGATTCTCTGTCTCCATATCTAAGTCACCACACTGTCACTGCATCAAAATCTAGCCAGCGTTAATCGAAAACCACGATTCAGGATGGATGTTCAAATCGGGTAAACCGGAATCGGCAACGAGGCGTATCCGAGTTAGTTGATAAAGGGCTAAAAAATAGTGAAAGAGCGAGGGATAGGGGGAGAATATAAGGGGAATCAGTTTCAACCTACACAATTCGGCTAGACTTTTGCAGTGGGGGGGTCTTGGGGTGACACGTGTACTTTTTACCGTACCAAAAAAACCAAAGCCTGATAGGAGCACGTGCGATGCGAATGGTGTCCCTTTTTAGGCGCGTGCATAGAAACTAGATGGTTGGATTGTCTAATCGATAAAAGAGTGGTTTTCATGGAAGATGAAATCGTTTTCCGGTTTTCGCAATTTCTCTTTCATCGATAAAATTAAAAAGACTTCCCACGATTTAGAAAGTTCAGCTGATACACAGATAAAACTGGAGCATGGTTTTTAGTACTGTGATACGTTAATGGTACGCTTTCAGTACTCTCATTTCGTCCTTCCAGTTACTGCCACGTAAAACCAAATTCCAATTCCctatatctttatttatttattttgggcaGTGGCCAGTGCCGACCTGGGTGCACAAGCTGACTTGCATTAATCTTAAGGTATTTAGTACAAACACAGATCAGATCAGGCCACGCTTCTCGGCCTTTTAATCACGAAAATCAAGCCGATGCTGTTGTTAATGTTGTTGGGTataattcctttctttttcttcttgtcggtaatttaagttttaattttgtgTCAAGGAATAATATGAttttctttaaagaataaaatactagcctcaataattatttttttaaattttaattttcttacacGTTACAGTGCTGTCGATAGAAAATAGAACATagtataaaattcttaataattataaagTGTTACCACTTGACTCTAAAGTGTTTCCTAACTTTAAAAGTATAATAATTGTATCATTGACAATTTTGTTCCATGATTTTTGCAAATTGAAGGCACCACATGGCTTTTGCCATTTGCCTTCCGGACTTTTTATGCTTTTCGCACATCCAATGAGGAGAAAAAATAGAGTAGTCGCATGGCATGGTAATCGACCTTCAACTTTTGTGTGGTCTTGAAATTCTGGGTACTTACCCTACGGCCCCATAGTTAGCCGAATTAGGCCACACCGGCGTCTCAGGTTGAATGATAACAAATTGAGATTCTTTTAGATATGGTGAAGAATAATACATtatgacattttaaaaaaaaatcagtatGAGGGGGGGGGGACAATGAGTGGACTGGATAGATGTGATTATCAAATTATAATAAGCCAACCACATTCGAGTATTGACTTGGAAATCCAATAGTGATAGTGGACTGCTATATATTTGACCTAGTTACTATATATGGGCTGCTAAGAAGGGTAAATTAAATCagattatttcttatttttataaggAGAAATTATATCAACAGTTACTCAACTTTAATGTAGCTGACAAAATAATTATTCTGATTTTAATTAagtcattcaaatttaaaaaaataacaaattaatcaCTAACATTACAAAAGTGACAGAAAATTGAGGCGACCCGTTAACTTACCATGTTGGTATCTCATGGAGAAACTTCGGTCTCTACACCATCCCCATTAACTTGCAATAGAAGAAGaacaagaataaagaaaaaatacAACCATATATTTGCTTTGCCAAAATAGAATTCGACTCTCCCGCTCTTCCCCACTATCCCTTTTCCtctgttaataattttttgtttctAGATCACCAAAAAAAGCAACCCAAAAAAGAATTCGGCTCTCTCCCTCTCCCCCACTATCCCTTTCCCTCTGTTAATCATTTCTTGTTTCTAGATAATCGAAAAAAGCAAcccaaaaaaaattcaattttttggggaaaatttgaAATAAGAAATCAGAAATTAAAAGGATATTTCAAGGTTCTCTCTTGAGAGTGGCTTGATTGAGGTTTGAAAAAAGCCTTTCAAATTCGTATTCTTGAAGCTAATTATCAGAATACTGTCTTTGGAAGGAGCACTTGAAGGTTTTGAAAGGAGTAGGAAGTTGGTGATAGGAGTGGTGGTGAGGTCTGTTTTCTGAGCAGTGGTTTTGCGCACAACAAGTTGTGGGTGTGCAAGAGTAGTCGAGGCCTTGCGCGAGAGATAAGAGAAGTGGGCGTTTGCAGTGGAATAGTCATAGAGGTGGACATTATTTGTGTTTCCCTTTCAAAGCTTAAAGTCAGCTGATTGATCTTAATTAGTTACTGGGTCGTGTCTTCATAACTCCAACAAAGCAATCATGCGAAGAAGAAAGAGATCTATTATTAAGgggttgtttcaattttttttgagatCAAATACTCCCTAAAAAGAGCATGGATATTGTGAACAAATCTGGTCAAAAAAAATAAGGATAAACCTTAATTTTCTCCCGATTGAACTTACAATCGATAAAAAATTATAGTCAACTCTAAAGATAATCGAAtagatcaaaaaataattttgtaaaaacttTTTGTTGTTGATAAAGTTGACGAGAAATATTTAGAGGCTTTAAATTTGAGAATGAGTATGTATAAATCTGTAACGGAGACTATTAGTGGGTGGTTGATTTGTCACTGTTTGATAACGTTAGTAATTGAtttgtcattttttaaaaatcGAGTAACTGTTTTGTCAACTACACCAAAGTTGAGTAACCGTTTgtgtaatttacttttttttataattaatctcCAAGTTGAGACATATATATTttggattttcaaatttttaataaaataatccaaGATTTTTTTAGTAAAACAGTAATTATAGCCAGGAACAAGAAATCTGGGCGtctttttttatgattaaagtgaGAGCTTGGTATAAGTTCATGCTAACCTCAGTTGtgtaactttttaaatttcaaattgtgtatatagaaatataaatacCTCGTTTAGTCATTAAGAAAAGTAGGCAGGTAACTTATCTTCCAAAAAAAACGTAGGCAGGTGCTTAATCTATAATGACCCATGGAATAAAAACAAGGAGGTAATGGTAGTTATATACTATAAATTTAGTAAATGGACAGTTTTCTCGAAATCCCGAAAAATGCATTAAAATGATttatagaaaacttaaaaatgggAGAATCAATCTTCCAAGTTTGCTACATGAATTTGAATTTGTGGGTTATGGGATGGAAAGTAACCATTCACATCTTTAGGAGATAAAATCCGAACGAATGCTTAAGGGTGATGGTGAGGTGCTTGCCCATCTAATTGGCCAATATATTTATTGGTATATGAAGGGATGTAACGATGAAAAGTGAGGGGAAAAAAATAATTGACCACTATTCTAGGCAAGTTTAAGGGTTAACCTCGATTggttttaaaatattgatatgcATATATATGTTTATCTTGACCTTTTTaggatattttattttaaattgactTCTTTTTCTAGCACACAATCatattaaagaaatatataatacAACTTGAGACATATATGGAGTCTACTATTTTGATCTATAATAATGGAAGATAAATTACAATtacaatattaaattattaattctaGTAATTGTGAATAcacaaaatatttaaacaattGGACATAACATAGAGCTATTTTTTCCGAGAGTGTTTTTATTTGACAATATTACTAATATTGTTTTGAGCGGTCTAAAATTTGTGTTGTATGATTAAATACGTTGttactttaattttatcttagTGTTCGATAGTTGTTACTTTTTTTGAATAGGATAGCTCTTATTGAATGTAATCTTAAGCTACGTGGAACTTCAATAAATAGTTTGATGTTAAGCCGCTCGCTTCCGTTTTTTCCTTCATATGAATTTTATGTAATTCCCATGCAAATTATCTGGTCAGCTAATTCCCATACTGTTTGTTatgatatttcaattaaaatgaaACAATGTTAGGCCCAATTGAAATTTTGTTCCATTGAATTTGCATGATTTAGGGTAATAATAGCCCGATACTCTTTACTCTCGTGTTTTAATATGGGCTGATAGCCCAATCATCATACAACGTATTTAATGGACCGAATGACGATGGGCTGTTGGATAATGAATCTGGCTGTCATG
The sequence above is drawn from the Gossypium hirsutum isolate 1008001.06 chromosome A05, Gossypium_hirsutum_v2.1, whole genome shotgun sequence genome and encodes:
- the LOC107958186 gene encoding U-box domain-containing protein 4 — protein: METENPVNYKYMGKSFNDLSINDDSTAFSDCNSDRSGEFPSASSQNRRLVLACANSENSDELIRQLVSDLDSCSIDEQKQAALELRLLAKNKPENRLKIAKAGAIRPLISLISSSDPYLQENGVTAILNLSLCDENKELIASSGAIKPLVRALRTGTSTAKENAACALLRLSQVEENKVAIGRSGAIPLLVNLLENGGFRGKKDASTALYSLCTVKENKIRAVEAGIMRPLVELMADFGSNMVDKSAFVMSVLVPVPEAKTALVEEGGIPVLVEIIEVGSQRQKEIAVAILLLICEDSVLFRTMVAREGAIPPLVALSQSGTNRAKQKAETLIELLRQPRSGNAAARHSDVSV